In the Perca flavescens isolate YP-PL-M2 chromosome 20, PFLA_1.0, whole genome shotgun sequence genome, one interval contains:
- the ccdc177 gene encoding coiled-coil domain-containing protein 177, which translates to MVDPSEAEEQNKCKGPHLDASAVATEDPRLPEQAEGATTEEDGDAGFETPPSRSPEPSPYHATSPAGPGASSRGAPPEQPQTQTDRAASPKLHLDLYNFDSPAAEGSRYVLTSPHSLEACARCGVKPVELLPRPLADFAREAPGRSMRVATGLFEVYEKDRHAKLRQCREERERIVREEKRRILQATVHTGGGASPSSAEQQQQQHKASPGSAQPPKSGPVTSSAAPDFGASSRATAPGPTSKTGAALLSKAPSSSSSPKSQSSKSASTTSTPSSKGGFQGSAKHPLSSPSEQSKTTRALSSGPPPVVRKSSGGKSSNTFPRSTPKPPSFPRANSTLASSGTKATVKSSGTPLNGITGAQFSQHNGHLGLHSKVQGKSHSLESLQRRKDPVCSSTSTTTTTTTCTSSESGASSSYSWDGPRDHWAKSSSPRARTMATFNSLMGRSLSLGDLSHSLQTTQKVERIVKEVKRRGLKAVSERDRKIAALMLARYQEEDIMSQTRYVAHLQWDSERRMDELRREQEDREKQRAVLQCQRVWQTKVTTRQRRLSQRERQSTAARMRQAEESEERWRELSEQQERSRLLRLQQAAREEKHKKALQEQNLKALEEERAAMLEQERLLLKEKLTMAELKRQEKEHQGQEERRGLNKAEKRRHAALIQEIARREQEEREEARRAAEEKLSRSLENYEQIVERRGQELKEKAKREEKQIQRARKAAEKRERQQQQLLEARAKEAEKRAQQAALVAEERAKEKAQRAVQSRQEKEKLQKLNRQRVEEEEKQRRLELLQSIERKLEKSEQIFKEKRAVLESARSVAQASFHVRDKVREETNMRTFDKMALEAQLKASLNEK; encoded by the coding sequence ATGGTTGACCCCTCGGAGGCTGAGGAGCAGAACAAGTGCAAAGGCCCGCACCTCGACGCGTCAGCCGTGGCCACCGAAGACCCTCGACTGCCAGAACAGGCCGAGGGTGCGACGACGGAGGAGGATGGGGATGCCGGATTCGAGACGCCGCCCTCCCGCAGTCCTGAGCCGAGCCCCTACCACGCCACGTCCCCGGCGGGGCCAGGCGCCTCCTCTCGGGGGGCCCCACCTGAGCAGCCACAGACCCAGACCGACAGAGCTGCGTCACCAAAATTGCACCTGGACCTGTACAACTTTGACTCCCCAGCCGCGGAGGGTAGCCGCTACGTGTTGACGAGCCCTCACTCTCTGGAGGCGTGTGCTCGATGTGGGGTCAAACCCGTAGAGCTCCTGCCCCGTCCGCTGGCCGACTTTGCCCGGGAGGCTCCCGGCCGCTCCATGCGCGTCGCGACAGGACTGTTTGAAGTCTACGAGAAGGACAGGCACGCCAAACTCAGGCAGTGccgggaggagagggagaggatcgtccgagaagaaaaaagaaggatCCTGCAGGCGACGGTCCATACCGGCGGCGGTGCGTCACCCTCCTCTgcggagcagcagcagcagcagcacaaagcCTCCCCTGGCTCCGCTCAGCCTCCTAAATCTGGGCCGGTGACCTCCAGCGCAGCCCCTGATTTCGGCGCGTCCTCTAGAGCCACGGCACCAGGTCCAACCTCTAAAACGGGAGCAGCTCTTTTATCTAAAGCTCCCAGCTCCAGTAGCTCCCCTAAATCTCAGTCCTCAAAATCTGCTTCCACAACCTCTACACCATCCTCCAAGGGTGGTTTCCAAGGATCGGCCAAGCATCCTTTGTCCTCCCCATCTGAGCAATCAAAGACCACACGGGCGCTCTCGTCGGGCCCTCCGCCGGTAGTCAGGAAGTCCTCAGGCGGTAAATCTTCAAACACTTTCCCCAGATCGACACCAAAACCCCCCTCCTTCCCCAGAGCCAACTCTACATTAGCGTCATCAGGGACAAAGGCGACAGTTAAGAGCTCCGGGACGCCTCTGAATGGCATCACAGGAGCACAGTTCTCTCAGCACAATGGACATCTCGGCCTTCACTCCAAGGTGCAAGGAAAAAGCCATTCGCTGGAGTCCCTGCAGCGGAGGAAGGATCCCGTCtgctcctccacctccaccaccacAACTACCACTACGTGCACCTCGTCGGAGTCCGGCGCTTCCTCTTCTTACAGCTGGGACGGTCCACGAGATCACTGGGCCAAATCCTCCAGTCCTCGAGCTCGCACCATGGCCACGTTCAACTCCCTGATGGGCCGCAGCCTCAGCCTCGGCGACCTGAGCCACTCCCTTCAGACGACGCAGAAGGTCGAGCGCATAGTGAAGGAGGTGAAGCGGCGGGGCCTGAAGGCCGTGTCGGAGCGCGACCGCAAGATCGCGGCGCTGATGCTCGCCCGATACCAGGAGGAAGACATCATGAGTCAGACTCGCTACGTGGCCCACCTGCAGTGGGACAGCGAGCGGCGAATGGACGAGCTGCGTCGGGAACAGGAGGACCGGGAGAAGCAGCGCGCGGTGCTCCAGTGCCAGCGGGTGTGGCAGACCAAGGTGACGACGCGCCAGCGAAGACTCAGTCAGCGGGAGCGGCAGTCGACGGCCGCCAGAATGCGGCAGGCCGAGGAGAGCGAGGAGCGGTGGCGGGAGCTCTCGGAGCAGCAGGAGCGCAGCCGCCTGCTGCGGTTGCAGCAGGCGGCGCGGGAGGAGAAGCACAAGAAAGCCCTGCAGGAGCAGAACCTGAAGGccctggaggaggagagggccGCCATGCTGGAGCAGGAGAGGCTGCTGCTGAAGGAGAAGCTCACCATGGCCGAGCTGAAGAGGCAAGAGAAGGAGCACCAGGGCCAGGAGGAGCGGCGGGGTCTGAACAAGGCGGAGAAGAGGCGCCACGCGGCCCTGATCCAGGAGATCGCCCGCAGggagcaggaggagagggaggaggccCGGAGGGCCGCGGAGGAGAAGCTCAGCCGCTCCCTGGAGAACTACGAGCAGATAGTCGAGCGCCGGGGGCAGGAGCTGAAGGAGAAGGCCAAGCGCGAGGAGAAGCAGATCCAGAGAGCACGCAAAGCGGCGGAGAAGCGcgagaggcagcagcagcagctgctggaGGCTCGCGCGAAGGAGGCGGAGAAACGAGCCCAGCAGGCGGCTCTGGTGGCCGAGGAGCGGGCCAAAGAGAAGGCCCAGCGGGCCGTCCAGAGCCGGCAGGAGAAGGAGAAACTGCAGAAGCTCAACCGGCAGCgagtggaagaggaggagaagcagaGGCGCCTGGAGCTGCTGCAGTCCATCGAGAGGAAGCTGGAGAAGAGCGAGCAGATCTTCAAGGAAAAGCGGGCGGTGCTGGAGAGCGCCCGCTCGGTGGCCCAAGCCTCTTTTCACGTACGGGACAAAGTGCGGGAGGAGACCAACATGCGCACGTTTGATAAAATGGCCCTCGAGGCTCAACTCAAAGCCAGCCTGAACGAGAAATAA